The Deltaproteobacteria bacterium genomic sequence TCGACGACCGCATAGCGCCGCATCGCGTACGCGAGGCTCTTCGTCTGGAGCTCGGCGAGCGGGTGCCCCTCGGCGCAGTGTGCCCGCCCGCGGGGCCACATCGTGATGATATCGAAGAGATGAGTGGACCGTCTCGTATCACACTGCGCTGCCGGCGAAAGATTCACGTCTCGCCGGGCGTGGAAGGTCGTGCGGTGCGTGACACCGCCGGGGCGAGAGGCCGAGCGCGAGAGTGCTCGTGCCCGGCCGACGGGCTCTGGGGGCATCGGAAGCGCGGAGCGCGCGCAGCACGCGAGCACGGCACGGGGCCCCAGAATGACGGGAGGCCGAGCGCGAGAGCGCTCGGGCCGGCCGACGGGGTCTGGGGGCATCGGAAGCGCGGAGCGCGCGCAGCGCGCGAGCACTGGACGGGCCCCCAGATGCGTTAAATAAACAGCGGCGCCATCACGAGCGTGATCGTGCTGAGCAGCTTGATCAGCACGTGCAGGCTCGGGCCCGCCGTGTCCTTGAAAGGGTCCCCGACCGTGTCGCCCACCACCGCGGCCTTGTGCGCGTCGGAGCCCTTGCCGCCGTACTGTCCGGTCTCGATGTACTTCTTGGCGTTGTCCCAGGCGCCGCCGCCGTTGTTGAGCATGGTCGCCATCAGGATGCCGGCCATGGTGCCGACCATGAGGAGCGCCGCCACGGCTTCGGCGCCGGCGCCGAAGGCCGCCTTGAAGACGACGCCGGTCACGATCGGCATGGTGACGGCGAGGATGCCGGGGAGCACCATCTGCCGGAGCGCCCCGCGCGTCACGATGTCGACGCAGCGCCCGTAGTCCGGCCGCTCCCTGCCGGCCAGGATGCCGGGCTTCTCCTTGAACTGCGCGCGCACGTCCATGATCACGTACTGCGCCGCCTGGCTCACCGCCCGGATGGCGAGCGCCGAGAAGAGGAAGACGAGCATGGCGCCGAGGAGCCCGCCCACGAAGATCTCCGGCTTCGCGATGTCGACCGTCTCGATCTTGAAGCCGTAG encodes the following:
- a CDS encoding sodium/proton-translocating pyrophosphatase gives rise to the protein YGFKIETVDIAKPEIFVGGLLGAMLVFLFSALAIRAVSQAAQYVIMDVRAQFKEKPGILAGRERPDYGRCVDIVTRGALRQMVLPGILAVTMPIVTGVVFKAAFGAGAEAVAALLMVGTMAGILMATMLNNGGGAWDNAKKYIETGQYGGKGSDAHKAAVVGDTVGDPFKDTAGPSLHVLIKLLSTITLVMAPLFI